CCGCTTTTTATTTTATTTTATAAAAAAAGAGCTTTCAGCTCTTTTTTAATTCTCTTGAATATCAGTTTCAACAATTTCATTAGTATTTTCTAGATCATTTTTTTCAATATGCTCTATTCCACTAATCTCAATTTTATAATTTCCTCTGACTGCTTGCTTTGTTATGAATCTTTTTTTCATTAAAGATTCAAGAGAGGCTTTTAATACTCGAATATTGCCTTTACCATTACCTAAATTAATTGCAAGTTTTATTTTTGATATGCTTTGTGGTGATGATGCTTTATTTTCATAAAGATATTTTAATACATTATCTTCAGTTTCTATTATATTATCTTTCATAAATATCCTCCTTCATTAGTATATTTCATCATAATATACAATTATACTACATGCATTAGTTAATAAAAAGGAAAAAATTTATTAACTGATATTTAGATAAAAGCAGTGAAAATGAAAACGATTAATTTTTTCGATTTAATTTCAATAAAAGAATATTCAAACTATTGCAAACGTGTTATAATGACCTTATTGAAGGAGGACAAAAACAGGAGATTTTGATTAAAATTAAAGTTAACAAGCAAAATGATAAAGTATGAAAATTGAAGTTAAATTACAGTTTAGTTTTAAATAATATATGTAGAATATATAATTATGAACAAAATTTTAAATAAATAATAAGAGGTGGAGTATGGAAGAATACAGGGGTTACGTAATAGAAGTTGTAGAGAATAATGAAAAACAATATCCATATAAAGCAATTGCAAGAAAGGAGGAAGAACAGATAAAACACAAGGGATATAGTAAACTACAAGCTATTGATCTTGTTAAAGGTACTATAAATTTAGAGATAGCTAGGCAATGTAAACAATAGACATTTGGTATTTTTCAAAAGTATTTTATATAAATGTATTGCATATTAACAATATCTATGTTATTCTAAGTGAGTTGGGATTGCAAAATCAACAACATCAAGATTTGATATGATTAAAACATTACCTTTTTAGGCATATAAAGTAAATCAGATCTTAAATCTTAATATAAATAAAAAGGAGACATGTTTAAAATGACAGATAAGACTATTGTATGTAAAGATTGTTCACAAGAATTCGTATTCACTGAGGGTGAACAGGAATTTTATAAAGAAAAAGGATTCGAAAATGAACCACAAAGATGTCCTGATTGTAGAAGAGCTAAAAAACAACAGAACAACAGAGGATTTCAAAGATAATATAATTTAAAAAATTACCCATAGGAATTTATTCCTATGGGTTTTATTCTGCCCAAATATATAACATAACTTTTAGGAAATAGTGATATAGTATATTTAAGATGGATATACTTAAGTAGAAGGAGAAATTTTAATATGAAGAATATAAAACTAAGTAAAGTTACTTTGGATAAAATCAAACTAAATAATA
This window of the Clostridium estertheticum genome carries:
- a CDS encoding zinc-ribbon domain-containing protein translates to MTDKTIVCKDCSQEFVFTEGEQEFYKEKGFENEPQRCPDCRRAKKQQNNRGFQR